In Silene latifolia isolate original U9 population chromosome 3, ASM4854445v1, whole genome shotgun sequence, a single window of DNA contains:
- the LOC141648801 gene encoding protein FAR1-RELATED SEQUENCE 8-like, with product MAHTDVEEVDPPTKGMSFANGDEFGAYCYLYAYQCVVQFFIRGMAKVFADAVSYDATFLCNRYKMPFTPFVGVNHYGNTVVLASALISHEDAISFTWVFRRWLDCMGRAPSVIITDQCKGIGKAVKDIFPNTPHRLCLWHMMRNGAKNLKANPRYNEIKTDLTDVVYESKDIDDFEED from the exons ATGGCGCACACTGACGTTGAGGAAGTTGATCCTCCGACAAAAGGAATGTCCTTTGCTAATGGTGATGAGTTTGGCGCATATTGTTACTTATATGCCTATCAATGTGTCGTTCAATTCTTTATTAG GGGTATGGCCAAGGTATTTGCTGATGCGGTTTCTTATGACGCTACCTTCCTCTGTAACAG GTACAAAATGCCGTTTACTCCATTTGTTGGTGTAAATCATTACGGTAACACTGTTGTACTAGCATCCGCTTTGATTTCACACGAGGATGCCATTAGCTTTACTTGGGTGTTTAGGAGATGGTTAGATTGTATGGGTAGAGCTCCGTCAGTTATAATCACGGATCAATGCAAGGGGATTGGAAAGGCTGTGAAGGACATATTTCCTAATACGCCCCACCGCTTGTGTCTTTGGCACATGATGCGAAATGGAGCAAAAAATTTGAAAGCTAATCCGAGGTACAATGAAATTAAGACTGACCTTACTGATGTCGTTTATGAAAGTAAAGACATCGATGACTTTGAGGAAGATTAG
- the LOC141647364 gene encoding F-box protein PP2-B15-like, with protein sequence MKNLKGLPMDCAETILSHTSARDVCRAAAACSELRLTGDSDVVWESFLPHDYQDIISRAYPTLLRKFGSKKELFLFLCNNPLLIDGGTKMFVLDINSGHKSYVLSARELSIAWSSDPLYWSWKNEPQSRFDDVAELRTTSWLEIHGKFNTKFLSPNTTYGAYLIFNISQRAYGLDKKPMQTLVQVDNGPISSNTVYFSQDNYGNKQCMKWTLNYNNCTKSARNDGWMEIELGLFYNGECGDVNDEVKMSLMEIEGCHLKAGLVIEGIEIRPLN encoded by the exons ATGAAGAACTTGAAAGGGCTTCCTATGGATTGTGCGGAAACCATACTTTCCCATACCTCGGCCCGGGACGTCTGCCGGGCAGCGGCAGCATGCTCGGAGCTCCGATTGACGGGTGATTCCGACGTGGTGTGGGAAAGCTTCTTGCCACATGACTACCAGGACATCATCTCAAGGGCTTATCCAACATTGTTAAGAAAGTTTGGGTCTAAGAAAGAATTGTTCCTTTTTTTATGCAATAATCCTCTTCTCATTGATGGTGGTACCAAG ATGTTTGTTTTAGACATAAACTCTGGACACAAATCGTACGTATTGTCGGCAAGAGAACTATCAATTGCATGGTCTAGTGATCCGCTCTATTGGTCTTGGAAAAATGAGCCTCAATCAAG GTTCGATGACGTAGCCGAGTTAAGAACGACATCATGGCTAGAAATCCATGGCAAATTCAACACAAAATTCCTATCACCAAACACAACATACGGAGCCTATCTCATATTCAACATATCTCAACGTGCCTATGGACTTGACAAAAAGCCCATGCAAACATTGGTCCAAGTAGACAACGGCCCAATAAGCAGCAATACTGTCTACTTTAGCCAAGATAATTATGGTAACAAACAATGCATGAAATGgacattaaattacaataattgtaCAAAGAGTGCAAGAAATGATGGGTGGATGGAGATTGAGTTAGGATTGTTCTACAATGGTGAGTGTGGTGATGTGAATGATGAGGTTAAGATGAGTTTGATGGAGATTGAAGGGTGTCATTTAAAGGCTGGTCTTGTTATTGAAGGGATCGAAATTAGACCTCTCAATTAG